In Candidatus Defluviilinea proxima, a single genomic region encodes these proteins:
- a CDS encoding EAL domain-containing protein: MNSSARSLAGEQKTVTYRETMESIRAERDTAIQAAQVAVFNTTRLTRLLTILSEPAPIQSLLDRLLETLSELFVADIVVILDPVGSGSFSPLATLGIPEDMLHYRFSEEKDGYVITTMETGRPILLPLAKTDPKIESHLHELDIETAVCIPIAGSNTVRGVLFLARCRSHPFDKNDVELLTTMSYRIGLVIEQAQRSIQIEQIEQISRKISHHLDQLAICVDAVQSFHPIIGADASVLAVLDVDKDDFVVDRDGVDSLKHSVWKELAGHYLQGQYFVDHEPLYIPPQMIPDGNKNIKTLVATPIFISGQLKGLLFAVRFSTILFGPDALKIAKLYAGQISAALENARLYQEARQELKKRQQVEKTLENLAFQDTLTGLANRTFFIKKLQNVLAYSEDSLDTVALIFLDLDNFKIVNDSLGHEIGDSVLKSVAGRILTCLRTEDLAARLGGDEFTILIENLRSLDQITLIARRILNVFRAPILIESRELYLNCSIGIAISFPGENDPEDLLRKADLAMYEAKGKGKGCYAIYDANMNDRAIARLELESELRFALQHNELQVYYQPIFSLSGYQIVEIEALLRWNHPSRGLILPTDIIPLAEETGLIIDIGKWLLREASLQIHSWNQKYGYLSSFSLSVNLSARQLHSSELVKDVQDAISYSQIAPSSLVLEITESSLIQDSETTMSRLTALRDIGVRMALDDFGVGYASLNYLKRFPVDILKIDRSFVQGIVSDERDKAIVRNMIDLGKAFGLKVVGEGIETQEQAMELTEMGCNLGQGFLYSAPLSAKAFEERFLTKNKVALIIP; this comes from the coding sequence ATGAACTCATCAGCACGATCCCTGGCTGGGGAACAGAAGACGGTGACGTACCGAGAGACCATGGAGTCTATCCGTGCTGAACGAGATACTGCTATTCAGGCCGCGCAGGTAGCTGTTTTTAACACCACGCGTCTTACTCGCTTGCTTACTATTTTGAGTGAGCCTGCCCCCATACAGAGCTTACTTGATCGTTTATTGGAAACGCTCTCGGAATTGTTTGTAGCCGATATTGTTGTCATTCTCGATCCAGTGGGAAGCGGATCTTTTTCCCCGCTGGCAACGCTGGGGATCCCAGAAGATATGCTTCATTATCGGTTCTCGGAAGAAAAAGATGGTTATGTGATCACAACCATGGAGACGGGAAGACCGATCTTGCTCCCCTTGGCGAAAACCGACCCTAAGATCGAATCCCATCTTCATGAGTTGGATATTGAGACGGCTGTCTGTATTCCCATCGCAGGCAGTAATACTGTGCGCGGGGTATTGTTTTTAGCGCGTTGCCGTTCCCATCCGTTTGACAAAAATGATGTTGAGCTTCTGACGACCATGTCGTATCGTATTGGTCTGGTGATCGAGCAGGCACAACGTAGCATTCAAATTGAGCAAATTGAACAGATCAGCCGAAAGATCAGCCATCACCTGGACCAGCTTGCCATTTGTGTTGACGCGGTTCAAAGCTTTCATCCAATTATAGGAGCCGATGCCAGCGTATTGGCAGTGTTGGATGTGGATAAAGATGACTTTGTCGTGGATCGCGATGGGGTCGATTCTTTAAAGCACTCGGTCTGGAAAGAACTCGCCGGGCATTATTTACAAGGCCAATACTTTGTGGATCATGAACCTCTCTATATTCCACCTCAGATGATCCCTGATGGGAATAAGAATATAAAAACATTGGTTGCAACACCGATTTTTATTAGTGGTCAGCTAAAGGGATTACTTTTTGCCGTACGTTTTTCAACGATCCTATTTGGACCTGATGCTTTAAAAATAGCCAAGCTGTATGCGGGTCAAATTTCTGCGGCTTTGGAGAATGCACGACTCTATCAAGAAGCCCGCCAGGAATTGAAAAAACGCCAGCAAGTAGAGAAGACGTTGGAGAACCTGGCGTTTCAAGACACGTTGACCGGGTTAGCCAATCGAACATTCTTTATCAAAAAATTGCAAAACGTCCTTGCCTACTCAGAGGATAGCCTTGATACTGTCGCTTTGATATTTTTGGATCTGGATAACTTTAAGATCGTGAATGACAGCCTGGGACATGAGATCGGAGATAGCGTCCTTAAAAGCGTCGCTGGCCGAATATTGACTTGTCTGCGAACGGAGGATCTGGCGGCCCGATTGGGGGGAGACGAATTTACCATTTTGATCGAGAACTTAAGATCTCTGGATCAAATTACGTTGATCGCACGCCGTATTTTGAATGTCTTCCGAGCACCGATTTTGATCGAGAGCAGGGAATTGTATTTAAATTGCAGTATAGGGATCGCCATCAGCTTCCCCGGTGAGAATGACCCCGAAGATCTATTACGCAAAGCGGACCTGGCCATGTATGAAGCAAAGGGAAAGGGGAAGGGGTGTTACGCCATTTATGATGCCAACATGAACGACCGGGCGATTGCGCGCCTCGAGCTTGAATCGGAGCTTCGCTTTGCACTGCAACATAATGAACTCCAGGTTTATTATCAGCCGATCTTTTCCCTTTCTGGATATCAGATCGTTGAAATAGAAGCGCTTCTTCGCTGGAATCATCCCAGCCGTGGACTCATCCTTCCCACCGACATCATCCCCTTGGCAGAAGAAACGGGGCTGATTATTGATATCGGGAAGTGGCTTCTACGGGAAGCCAGCCTTCAAATTCATTCCTGGAATCAAAAGTATGGTTACTTATCATCCTTCTCGTTGAGCGTAAATCTTTCAGCACGCCAGCTTCACTCCAGTGAATTGGTGAAAGATGTGCAAGATGCCATAAGTTACAGCCAGATCGCTCCCTCGTCGCTGGTCCTTGAAATTACGGAGAGCAGTCTGATCCAAGATTCAGAAACGACAATGTCCCGCTTGACTGCTTTAAGAGATATCGGCGTGCGCATGGCGCTCGATGACTTTGGTGTTGGGTATGCCAGCTTGAATTATTTAAAAAGATTCCCCGTGGACATATTGAAGATCGACCGATCCTTTGTGCAGGGGATTGTGAGCGATGAAAGGGACAAAGCGATCGTTCGCAATATGATTGATCTGGGAAAAGCGTTCGGTTTGAAAGTTGTTGGGGAAGGGATTGAAACACAAGAACAAGCCATGGAGTTGACCGAAATGGGATGTAACCTGGGGCAGGGGTTTCTCTATTCAGCGCCACTATCGGCCAAGGCTTTTGAAGAACGCTTCCTGACCAAAAATAAAGTTGCGCTGATCATTCCATAA